The Lampris incognitus isolate fLamInc1 chromosome 17, fLamInc1.hap2, whole genome shotgun sequence genome contains a region encoding:
- the LOC130127456 gene encoding urotensin-2 receptor isoform X1, producing the protein MTTVSMEPLAVLVERAPNATDAPSNIPTSHQDSAATFTIGTILSIMCLVGVSGNIYTLVVMCHSKMTAASMYIYIINLALADLLYLLTIPFVVCTHFLKGWYFGDAGCRILISMDFLTMHASIFTLTVMSTERYFAVLKPLDTVKRSKSYRKAIALLVWAASFILTLPMIVSIQLMTVGNKAMCQPTLPPLSYKVYISFLFCTSIVAPGLIIGYLYIQLARTYWISQTKTFKQIKKLPNQKVLYLIFTIVLLFWACFLPFWIWQLLGQFSPTLALSIKAKRNINYLTTCLTYSNSCINPFLYTLLTKNYKDYLRKRQRTWTAGSYLNRRNRFQRSPRRSPSSSSQQCTESFVLTRTASLRAQNSSI; encoded by the exons ATGACCACAGTGTCCATGGAGCCACTAGCAGTGCTGGTGGAGAGGGCCCCCAATGCCACCGACGCCCCTTCGAACATACCCACCTCCCACCAAGATTCAGCTGCCACCTTCACCATCGGCACAATACTTTCCATCATGTGTCTGGTTGGCGTCTCCGGGAACATCTACACCCTGGTGGTCATGTGCCACTCCAAGATGACAGCAGCCTCCATGTACATCTACATCATCAATCTGGCTCTGGCAGACCTGTTGTATCTACTCACCATCCCCTTTGTAGTCTGCACGCACTTCCTCAAGGGCTGGTATTTTGGAGATGCAGGTTGTCGGATTCTGATCAGTATGGATTTCCTGACCATGCACGCCAGTATCTTCACGCTGACCGTCATGAGCACTGAGCGCTACTTTGCCGTGCTCAAGCCCCTTGACACGGTCAAGCGGTCAAAGAGCTACCGCAAGGCCATCGCTCTGCTCGTGTGGGCCGCTTCTTTCATCCTCACCTTACCGATGATTGTGAGTATTCAGCTGATGACGGTTGGCAACAAGGCTATGTGCCAGCCTACGCTGCCGCCACTCTCCTacaaggtttatatctccttccTGTTTTGCACTAGTATTGTAGCTCCAGGCCTGATTATTGGCTATCTCTACATCCAGCTTGCACGAACATATTGGATTTCACAGACGAAGACCTTCAAACAAATCAAGAAACTGCCTAATCAAAAG GTGCTGTACCTGATCTTCACCATCGTGCTGCTTTTCTGGGCCTGCTTTCTGCCCTTCTGGATCTGGCAGCTGCTGGGCCAGTTTTCTCCCACGCTGGCCCTCTCCATCAAAGCCAAACGCAACATCAACTACCTGACCACTTGTCTGACCTACTCCAACAGCTGCATCAACCCTTTCCTCTACACGCTGCTCACCAAGAATTACAAAGATTACCTGAGGAAGCGTCAGCGCACCTGGACCGCCGGCAGCTACCTCAACAGGAGGAACCGCTTTCAGCGCTCACCGCGTAGGTCGCCGTCGTCCAGCAGCCAGCAGTGCACCGAGAGCTTTGTTCTCACGCGTACTGCATCCCTACGCGCCCAGAACAGCAGCATCTGA
- the LOC130127456 gene encoding urotensin-2 receptor isoform X2: MTTVSMEPLAVLVERAPNATDAPSNIPTSHQDSAATFTIGTILSIMCLVGVSGNIYTLVVMCHSKMTAASMYIYIINLALADLLYLLTIPFVVCTHFLKGWYFGDAGCRILISMDFLTMHASIFTLTVMSTERYFAVLKPLDTVKRSKSYRKAIALLVWAASFILTLPMILARTYWISQTKTFKQIKKLPNQKVLYLIFTIVLLFWACFLPFWIWQLLGQFSPTLALSIKAKRNINYLTTCLTYSNSCINPFLYTLLTKNYKDYLRKRQRTWTAGSYLNRRNRFQRSPRRSPSSSSQQCTESFVLTRTASLRAQNSSI, from the exons ATGACCACAGTGTCCATGGAGCCACTAGCAGTGCTGGTGGAGAGGGCCCCCAATGCCACCGACGCCCCTTCGAACATACCCACCTCCCACCAAGATTCAGCTGCCACCTTCACCATCGGCACAATACTTTCCATCATGTGTCTGGTTGGCGTCTCCGGGAACATCTACACCCTGGTGGTCATGTGCCACTCCAAGATGACAGCAGCCTCCATGTACATCTACATCATCAATCTGGCTCTGGCAGACCTGTTGTATCTACTCACCATCCCCTTTGTAGTCTGCACGCACTTCCTCAAGGGCTGGTATTTTGGAGATGCAGGTTGTCGGATTCTGATCAGTATGGATTTCCTGACCATGCACGCCAGTATCTTCACGCTGACCGTCATGAGCACTGAGCGCTACTTTGCCGTGCTCAAGCCCCTTGACACGGTCAAGCGGTCAAAGAGCTACCGCAAGGCCATCGCTCTGCTCGTGTGGGCCGCTTCTTTCATCCTCACCTTACCGATGATT CTTGCACGAACATATTGGATTTCACAGACGAAGACCTTCAAACAAATCAAGAAACTGCCTAATCAAAAG GTGCTGTACCTGATCTTCACCATCGTGCTGCTTTTCTGGGCCTGCTTTCTGCCCTTCTGGATCTGGCAGCTGCTGGGCCAGTTTTCTCCCACGCTGGCCCTCTCCATCAAAGCCAAACGCAACATCAACTACCTGACCACTTGTCTGACCTACTCCAACAGCTGCATCAACCCTTTCCTCTACACGCTGCTCACCAAGAATTACAAAGATTACCTGAGGAAGCGTCAGCGCACCTGGACCGCCGGCAGCTACCTCAACAGGAGGAACCGCTTTCAGCGCTCACCGCGTAGGTCGCCGTCGTCCAGCAGCCAGCAGTGCACCGAGAGCTTTGTTCTCACGCGTACTGCATCCCTACGCGCCCAGAACAGCAGCATCTGA